The following proteins are encoded in a genomic region of Hyla sarda isolate aHylSar1 chromosome 3, aHylSar1.hap1, whole genome shotgun sequence:
- the LOC130361964 gene encoding glutathione S-transferase-like isoform X1 — translation MSRSTYINEREELIMAVVLHYFKGRGRAECIRWMLAAANVEYKEKFYEQKEDYDKLVKSGDLLFGQVPMLEIDGMKLVQTRAILCYIAEKYNLYGSDLKERAYINMYTEGVADLNSMILSYFFLSESEQEKQRNLMKERALNRYFPVYSKALEGKDFLVGDKLSMADVYLLDVILSLEEFHPDVLQNFANLQAFKKRISEIPTIKKFLQPGSKKKPMADEVYISTVKKLVFG, via the exons ATGTCCAGATCTACATATATAAATGAAAGAG aAGAATTAATCATGGCAGTGGTACTTCATTACTTTAAAGGACGTGGCAGAGCGGAGTGCATCAGATGGATGTTAGCGGCAGCTAATGTTGAG TATAAAGAAAAATTCTATGAACAAAAGGAGGATTATGACAAGCTGGTTAAat cTGGGGATCTGCTCTTTGGACAAGTACCAATGCTGGAAATAGATGGGATGAAACTGGTACAAACTAGAGCCATTCTATGTTACATAGCAGAAAAGTATAACCTGTATGGAAGTGACCTAAAAGAAAGAGCTTA TATTAATATGTATACTGAGGGAGTTGCAGATCTCAATTCCATGATCTTGTCCTACTTCTTCTTGTCTGAAAGTGAGCAGGAAAAACAACGAAATCTTATGAAAGAAAGGGCACTAAACAGATACTTTCCTGTATATAGTAAA GCTCTGGAGGGTAAGGACTTCTTAGTTGGAGACAAGCTCAGCATGGCGGATGTGTATCTTCTTGATGTCATTTTATCACTGGAAGAGTTTCACCCTGATGTCCTGCAGAACTTTGCTAATTTACAG GCTTTTAAAAAGAGAATCAGTGAAATCCCAACAATAAAGAAGTTCTTGCAGCCGGGAAGTAAAAAGAAACCAATGGCTGATGAGGTTTATATAAGCACCGTGAAGAAACTTGTCTTCGGCTAA
- the LOC130361964 gene encoding glutathione S-transferase-like isoform X2 — protein MAVVLHYFKGRGRAECIRWMLAAANVEYKEKFYEQKEDYDKLVKSGDLLFGQVPMLEIDGMKLVQTRAILCYIAEKYNLYGSDLKERAYINMYTEGVADLNSMILSYFFLSESEQEKQRNLMKERALNRYFPVYSKALEGKDFLVGDKLSMADVYLLDVILSLEEFHPDVLQNFANLQAFKKRISEIPTIKKFLQPGSKKKPMADEVYISTVKKLVFG, from the exons ATGGCAGTGGTACTTCATTACTTTAAAGGACGTGGCAGAGCGGAGTGCATCAGATGGATGTTAGCGGCAGCTAATGTTGAG TATAAAGAAAAATTCTATGAACAAAAGGAGGATTATGACAAGCTGGTTAAat cTGGGGATCTGCTCTTTGGACAAGTACCAATGCTGGAAATAGATGGGATGAAACTGGTACAAACTAGAGCCATTCTATGTTACATAGCAGAAAAGTATAACCTGTATGGAAGTGACCTAAAAGAAAGAGCTTA TATTAATATGTATACTGAGGGAGTTGCAGATCTCAATTCCATGATCTTGTCCTACTTCTTCTTGTCTGAAAGTGAGCAGGAAAAACAACGAAATCTTATGAAAGAAAGGGCACTAAACAGATACTTTCCTGTATATAGTAAA GCTCTGGAGGGTAAGGACTTCTTAGTTGGAGACAAGCTCAGCATGGCGGATGTGTATCTTCTTGATGTCATTTTATCACTGGAAGAGTTTCACCCTGATGTCCTGCAGAACTTTGCTAATTTACAG GCTTTTAAAAAGAGAATCAGTGAAATCCCAACAATAAAGAAGTTCTTGCAGCCGGGAAGTAAAAAGAAACCAATGGCTGATGAGGTTTATATAAGCACCGTGAAGAAACTTGTCTTCGGCTAA